The following DNA comes from Pseudomonas sp. Tri1.
GGGATAAATTCCTTCGCCACTGGAGTGCAGCGGTGCGGTTAGTCATCGGCCACCCCCAACACAATTCGCCCACTGGAACAGGCCGCCGTGTCATTGCGATAGGCGAAATACAGCTTGCCGCGCTCACGGTCGAAGCGCAGGTGCAGTTGGATTTCATCGCCGGGGCGAACCAGTTGCTGGAACTTCAGCACTTCCATACCGACGAACCGGGGCGGCAAGTCCAGCAGTTGTCGGCCCAGGCTCATGGCCCAATCGACTTGCACCACGCCGGGCAGCACCGGTGCGGTGGGGAAATGGCCGCTGAAGTACGCCAGGTCAGGCGGAACGACCAGTTGCAAGCTCCATTCACCGTTGGTTTCGACTTGGTCCAGCACTTCGGGGGCCTTGGGACGCGGCGACATCAGCAGGGCTTCGACTTCGGCCTGGGGCAACTTGCCCTGGGCGTTGAGCGGTAACTGCCGCAGCCAGCGCCAGCGTCGAGGCAGGGCGAGGGTTTCGCAATGCTCGCTCAGGTGCTTGCGCAGGCCTTCGGTAACGGCGCGCCGGCCCAGGTTGCGCAAGGCGTGCAAGCCGTTTTCGCTCAGCACCAGCAGTGCGCCAAGGGAGGCGCGCTTCTCCTGCACTACCCCCAGCCGCGCTTCGCTGACCCAGTCATGAGCCACCAGCGCCTGTTCCAACATCGGCAGGGAAATGCGTTTTTCTTCGAGCTTGACGATACGGTCCAAGCGTCCGAGTAACTCGAAACGTCCGTCCGCGGCGATTCGCGCTGCGTCGGCGGTGTGTTCCACATGGCCGGCCGGCAAGTAAGGTGAAGCGATCAGCAAGGCACCGTCGCGGTCCTGGCTCAACTCGACACCGGTAAACGGTTGCCACGGTTCGGTGCCTTGGCGCCAGGCAATGCCGCCGGTTTCCGAACTGCCGAAAATCTCCGTCGGCCATTGCCCCAAGCGCTGTTGCAGGCTTTGGGCGGCCTCGGCCGGCAAGGCGCCACCGGAGGAAAACACCCGGCGCACGCTGCTCAAGGCCGGCCAATCGAGGTTGTCGCCCATGCGCTTGAGCAGCGCCGGGCTGGCGACCCAGGCGAAGGCCGGGTACTCGCGGCTGGCGCGCTGCAGGTCCTCCGGGAAGGCCAACTGCCGCCGCACGAACGCCCGCCCGGCGCACAGTGGCCACAGCACTCGGAACAGCAGGCCGTAGATGTGCTGGGTGGCGACGCTGCCGATCATGCAGGCCGGGCCCAG
Coding sequences within:
- a CDS encoding AMP-binding protein; translation: MNWITLEQMLLGAEPERAITVDPALDHSQLCDDALRLAAGLQARGVRRVAVHLEDAAELAAALLGAWRAGASVLLPADLQAQTRQRWSAEVDLWLTDQPADTQPGDLRLAPLDAAELDLDHCWLSLCTSGSSGEPKRIEKNLRQLSNEVHALEQLWGADLGPACMIGSVATQHIYGLLFRVLWPLCAGRAFVRRQLAFPEDLQRASREYPAFAWVASPALLKRMGDNLDWPALSSVRRVFSSGGALPAEAAQSLQQRLGQWPTEIFGSSETGGIAWRQGTEPWQPFTGVELSQDRDGALLIASPYLPAGHVEHTADAARIAADGRFELLGRLDRIVKLEEKRISLPMLEQALVAHDWVSEARLGVVQEKRASLGALLVLSENGLHALRNLGRRAVTEGLRKHLSEHCETLALPRRWRWLRQLPLNAQGKLPQAEVEALLMSPRPKAPEVLDQVETNGEWSLQLVVPPDLAYFSGHFPTAPVLPGVVQVDWAMSLGRQLLDLPPRFVGMEVLKFQQLVRPGDEIQLHLRFDRERGKLYFAYRNDTAACSSGRIVLGVADD